In Gossypium hirsutum isolate 1008001.06 chromosome A10, Gossypium_hirsutum_v2.1, whole genome shotgun sequence, the DNA window attACTCGAATCTGAATAACATAGATCCTTGAATCCAAACCTGTAAGAACCGTTCGAGCCTTGCGCTCGAATGCTCGGGGCCTTGACCGTCATATCCATGAGGAAGCAGTACTACAAGCCCCGTTTGACGAAGCCACTTAGACTCTCCACTGCTTAGGAACTGATCAAATATAACTTGTGCACCATTAGAGAAATCACCAAATTGAGCCTCCCATAGAACAATAGCGTCTGGATTTTCCATTGAATATCCAAGTTCAAACCCGAGAACACCGAATTCCGAAAGCGAGCTGCCAACAATGATATATATTCCTCCATTAAAGCACCATATATGATGAATAAACCGGGTTCTCGAGATTCGACCATTGCCCCTATTTGCCCTTAAATCGAAGGACCTTGGCTCGAGCCAAGCCCATACATGGGAGAGACGTCTTAGAATACATATAGGACATCTAAATAGCTATTATAGTCCATCTATGTCAGTTTGTCTTTTCGTTTTTCTTGAAATATTCACATCTAACACGTACTTAAATATAAATAAGGAGATACGACCCTTCAAATAACATACCCATGTCAAATACGTACCAATGTCAACACACCTAAATTCGAGTTAATGGACAAAAATAGTACTAAAGGTTAACAAAATTTTTGTACCTGTTACTCACTGTAAACATCTCATCATTTTGGTTCTCCATGATATGGTCTAAAGGGCAATAAATTTTGCCTGTTTCTTGATCATGAACTATTGCATGCCGATGACTAAATGTGCCTCTTTCAACATCTTGGCCACTCAATCTAACGTGCTTACCTTCCACCAACAACGTCCCGAAAGCCAGTGCCTCCCCCATCGCCCAATCAAGGCCCTCCCCGGTTTCAATCATCTTCGCACGATCTTCGTACACCTTCTTCACCGCTCGATGCGGCTTGAAATCTTCAGGCAGAATTGTAATTGCTCTCCCAACCATCTTTAGTACATCCGGACACACTCTGTCGAAAAcaaatggaaattaaaaattgtaagaGAACTTGTGACGGAGATTGTAAcggaatttcaaaattttgcgACGGAAAACTGTCACTAAATTAGTAACAGTAGTGTTAAAAGAAAAACTGCCACTAACTCCATCACTAAATTTTAACCATGACGGGTTCTCCGTCACTGCTCAAACCCCAGAGTTTGAAAAACAACTACATCAATAACATATGTGCCCAACCCGGTGTTTCGGATTCGGGAAAGCTGTTCGGGCGATTTGAATCCTCTCCAATTAGTTGAAAGCCAGTCCCTTCTTTGTTGAACATAATCCTTACTACTCATAAACTCTTCATTGAGAATGGAATCAACTTTTTTATGCATCCTATCAATGTCTTCTTCAGTCACCTCTCCAGATTCCAAAAGCTTAGTTTTATAGATTTCAAGCGCTGAGGGATGCTTTTGGATGACCTTATACATGTTCGGTTGGGTGAAAAACGGTTCATCGATTTCATTATGTCCGAATCTCCGATAACACACGATATCGACAACTACATCCGAATGGAAAGTCTGGCGCCATTGTGCTGCAAGCTCGCATACGTGAACGACTGCCTCTATGTCGTCACCGTTAACATGAAAAATGGGAGCATTTAAGGCCTTGGCAACGTCAGTACAATACTGCGAAGATCGCCCAGCCCTTGGATCGGTCGTAAACGCCACTTGATTGTTCACTACAACGTGTATGGTTCCGCCGGTAGTATAGTTTGGTAGTGCACTAAGGTGTAGAGTTTCATACACTACTCCTTGTCCAGCAAAGCTTCCATCGCCATGAATCAATACTGCCATGTTCTTAGTCCGATCCAAATCGTCCGAAAAGTATTGCTTCGCTCGAGTCTTTCCGATGACAACTGGGTCTACGGCTTCTAAATGACTCGGATTTGCAACCAGAGACAAATGAATCCTCTTCCCACCCCTAGTGGGACGATCATAAGAAGTTCCTAAATGGTACTTAACATCACCGGTGCCTGTATATAGCCCGCTTTCATCTTCGAACTTTGAGTTCTTATCGAACTCACTGAATATCTGTCGTAACGGTTTCCGAAAAACATTACCTAAAACATTTAATCGGCCTCTATGAGACATTCCAACACATATACACTCGACCCCTAAATCCGCAGCTCGATCGAACATCTCCTTCATACCGGGAATCAATGTCTCCCCACCTTCGAGCCCGAATCTCTTAGCAGTTTTCATTTTTGTTGCCAAGAAACTCTCAAATTGTGTACTCCACATAAGTCTATCAAGAATTAGAACTCGGCGTTCCTTATTGTAATGCATAGGCGTCGGAGTTTCAATCTTTTCTCTTAACCAGTTACATTTCTCCCTTTCCTCGATGTGCATAAACTCGTACCCGATGCTCCCACAATAGGATTGCTCGAGACGGGTCAATATCGACCTGAGAGTCTGAACTGGTCGGTTTTCGGATAAAAATCCGGACATACTCCATACACCTATGAAGAATTCACGGTCAAGATCACTTTCGGTAAAACCGTAGAATGCAGGGTCTAATTCATCAGGGACTTCCCTTTCTTCCAAGCCAAGGGGGTCTAATTTTGATTTCAAGTGACCATTAACTTGGTAGCCCCTTACAAGCAACATCAAGCGCATGCTTTCTTGTATTGTTTGGCCCGAAACTCCTGCCGGTCCCGATGCTTGTCCGATGAAATTCCTGAAGAAATTATCCCAAGATGCATCGACACTGTTCGGATCAGCTTCCCAAGCTCTTTGAAGTTCTTCCAAGTACACACTACTCGTCCCGTCAAGAAAGTTATCAGCTAGCCTCGAAAGCGGCACGGATCGCGGAACAGGTGACGTTTTCTGCTTCGGATTGAAGACGGTGGAACGAAAACATCGACTCCGTAGATGAAAGATTTGGCTTCTTATTGCATATGATCCACTATGGGAAAGGGTTCTTTTGATTGCTAACTTTCCTAGATATGAACTTGCTCTAAACCAAGCCATTCCTTTTGCCACAAGCAACCCCAAAAAgaattgcaaaaaaaataaatctatcaGCAAAATCACTGAAGGAAATCAAGAAAAAAAGTGATATTAATGGTGAAGTAATAATTTAGAACAC includes these proteins:
- the LOC107897815 gene encoding 2-oxoglutarate dehydrogenase, mitochondrial, encoding MAWFRASSYLGKLAIKRTLSHSGSYAIRSQIFHLRSRCFRSTVFNPKQKTSPVPRSVPLSRLADNFLDGTSSVYLEELQRAWEADPNSVDASWDNFFRNFIGQASGPAGVSGQTIQESMRLMLLVRGYQVNGHLKSKLDPLGLEEREVPDELDPAFYGFTESDLDREFFIGVWSMSGFLSENRPVQTLRSILTRLEQSYCGSIGYEFMHIEEREKCNWLREKIETPTPMHYNKERRVLILDRLMWSTQFESFLATKMKTAKRFGLEGGETLIPGMKEMFDRAADLGVECICVGMSHRGRLNVLGNVFRKPLRQIFSEFDKNSKFEDESGLYTGTGDVKYHLGTSYDRPTRGGKRIHLSLVANPSHLEAVDPVVIGKTRAKQYFSDDLDRTKNMAVLIHGDGSFAGQGVVYETLHLSALPNYTTGGTIHVVVNNQVAFTTDPRAGRSSQYCTDVAKALNAPIFHVNGDDIEAVVHVCELAAQWRQTFHSDVVVDIVCYRRFGHNEIDEPFFTQPNMYKVIQKHPSALEIYKTKLLESGEVTEEDIDRMHKKVDSILNEEFMSSKDYVQQRRDWLSTNWRGFKSPEQLSRIRNTGVCPDVLKMVGRAITILPEDFKPHRAVKKVYEDRAKMIETGEGLDWAMGEALAFGTLLVEGKHVRLSGQDVERGTFSHRHAIVHDQETGKIYCPLDHIMENQNDEMFTVSNSSLSEFGVLGFELGYSMENPDAIVLWEAQFGDFSNGAQVIFDQFLSSGESKWLRQTGLVVLLPHGYDGQGPEHSSARLERFLQMSDENPYEIPEMDATHRKQIQKCNWQVVNTTTPANYFHVIRRQMHREFRKPLIVMAPKNLLRYKNCKSNLSEFDDVQGHEGFDKQGTRFKRLIKDQSNHSDLEKGVRRLVLCSGKIYYELDEERQRLKADDIAICRVEQLCPFPFDLIQRELKRYPNAEIVWCQEEPMNMGAYTHIAPRLWTAMRNLGRGSPEDIKYAGRLPSAATATGLLQIHQNEQADIINLAMQSEPIKYPY